A part of Aegilops tauschii subsp. strangulata cultivar AL8/78 chromosome 2, Aet v6.0, whole genome shotgun sequence genomic DNA contains:
- the LOC109731823 gene encoding sphingosine kinase 1, with amino-acid sequence MADPQAEARGPPEPRAETLVELVRVNGSAAEATLSSAELAWRTTGAGRDSGGRRKLELESDVLGFQVEGRSLKLATFTRGDVTGAGRPPSPVGCGGGAEDRKRGEVAVEMESEEAAERWGHAIRDRFASLGRPKRLFFIVNPYGGKRGGRKIFQTEVLPLIDAAHIHYTMQETNYRLHAQEIAGSLDLKKYDGIVCVSGDGILVEVVNGLLQRDDWDKAIKVPLGIIPAGTGNGMVQGLLHSAGEPFSMSNAVFAIIRGHRRALDVTSVVQGKTRFFSVMMLTWGLVADIDIESEKFRWMGSARIDFYSLLRAVNLRRYNGRILFVPAPGYEGFGDPVEQTISCKSNGATNAAEGDIPDVCNNETCTYSGPSTDDADLEWRSLKGPFVNVWISNIAFASEGVMIAPQAQFADGYLDAAIIKDCPWSVALGLLLRMKDGSYIESPYVEYFKVKALRIEPGLRVGSSTIGGIIDSDGEVLARGDRSQTKEEPEHLMAYGPPIQLMVDQGLATIFSPR; translated from the exons ATGGCCGACCCGCAGGCCGAAGCGCGAGGCCCACCGGAGCCCCGGGCGGAGACCCTGGTGGAGCTCGTGCGGGTCAACGGCTCTGCGGCGGAGGCCACGCTCTCCAGCGCCGAGCTGGCGTGGCGCACCACCGGCGCCGGCCGCGACAGCGGGGGAAGGCGGAAGCTGGAGCTGGAGTCCGACGTGCTCGGGTTCCAGGTGGAGGGCAGGTCCCTCAAACTCGCGACCTTTACGCGGGGGGACGTGACGGGCGCGGGGAGGCCGCCGTCTCCGGTGGGCTGCGGCGGAGGAGCAGAGGACAGGAAGAGAGGGGAGGTGGCGGTGGAGATGGAGAGCGAGGAGGCCGCGGAGAGGTGGGGGCACGCCATCAGAGATCGCTTCGCCTCGCTTG GTCGACCGAAGAGACTGTTCTTCATAGTGAACCCTTACGGTGGGAAGAGAGGTGGGCGGAAGATTTTCCAAACCGAAGTTCTGCCTCTTATTGATGCTGCTCACATCCATTACACCATGCAAG AAACAAATTACCGTCTTCATGCTCAAGAAATTGCTGGTTCACTGGATCTTAAGAAATATGATGGGATCGTTTGTGTTAGTGGAGATGGTATCCTTGTAGAG GTTGTTAATGGTCTGCTGCAAAGAGATGATTGGGACAAAGCAATAAAAGTGCCACTAGGGATCATTCCAGCAG GTACTGGAAACGGAATGGTGCAAGGTCTATTGCATTCTGCTGGTGAACCCTTCTCGATGTCAAATGCTGTGTTTGCAATCATCAGAG GTCACAGACGTGCCCTTGATGTCACTTCTGTTGTTCAGGGAAAGACAAGGTTTTTCAGTGTCATGATGCTTACATGGG GTTTGGTAGCTGATATTGATATTGAGTCAGAAAAGTTTAGGTGGATGGGAAGCGCTCGCATCGACTTCTAT TCCCTTCTACGTGCGGTGAACTTGCGACGGTACAATGGGCGTATTCTTTTTGTTCCTGCCCCAGGATATGAAGGATTTGGTGATCCTGTGGAGCAAACCATCAGCTGTAAATCAAATGGGGCTACCAATGCTGCCGAAGGAGACATACCAGATGTTTGTAATAATGAAACATGTACCTATTCAGGTCCTTCAACTGACGATGCTGATCTTGAATGGAGATCACTGAAGGGTCCGTTTGTTAACGTTTGGATCAGCAACATTGCTTTTGCTAGTGAAGGTGTCATGATAGCACCACAAGCACAG TTTGCAGATGGCTACTTGGACGCAGCTATAATCAAGGATTGCCCATGGTCGGTTGCGCTCGGGCTCTTGCTTCGGATGAAGGATGGTAGCTACATTGAATCGCCCTATGTGGAGTACTTCAAG GTGAAGGCTCTCCGGATCGAGCCGGGCCTGCGCGTCGGCAGCAGCACCATAGGCGGCATCATCGACTCCGACGGAGAGGTCCTCGCGAGAGGCGACAGGTCCCAAACCAAGGAAGAGCCGGAGCATCTAATGGCGTATGGCCCCCCTATCCAACTGATGGTGGATCAGGGGCTGGCCACCATCTTCTCCCCAAGATGA